A DNA window from Paenibacillus sp. HWE-109 contains the following coding sequences:
- a CDS encoding S-layer homology domain-containing protein — MKKSKSIILKCVLSATVMTSALYVGYGEKAFAAPVFSQWGEDGEEEGQFSFPQGMAIDQAGNLYVADTMNSRVQKFTSNGQFLQAWDIDGMIFGMPRAIAVDHSGLVYVNNGQGNIRVFQSDGTELRHWDDSNYLNAGVLGMAVDQQGNVYVSNAGLHQIRKYDPMGQTLLTWGARGADPGQFNAPSGIAVDRDGTIFIADPGNFRIQKFDSMGQYLGQWGETESAEPGKFSFPQALTFDQFGNLHVMETKNYRIQVLDPYGKSIRMWGKEGSAPGEFEVTFGVAADNAGNIYVDDSMLRRVQKFSLTLVSPQIVTTSNQATVTWSEVEGANDLELEWSQDGKSWSKKALAANETQTTIAPLTDNTNYQFRLSANFAPGYRMASNLVEAKTANLPVQPSQPDTEESSTPITPPIETKLTSTNGQMTLPVGTIGEVSLEDKIGISIPANATTNELKLTIEKVLNPQNMLNNKEVLGSSIFEVLKNFPENFSKPVTIALTFDPTSLKSNQSVAVFYYEDGKKEWIGVSGDKINGNRISVEANHFGKFAVLVVDKATGKPVTNHPTETPPTEKPKEVKISDIFEHWAEANIKQAISSGIIAGYPDDTFKPNHTVTRAEFAVMLMNTLKPEGAGVAPTFSDSGEIGAWAQKAVAQAAQAGIINGNEDGTFRPNAEVTRAEMAVMIARAMNLTIEANAATDFADDKDIPTWAKGSVANVKRAGIVQGKDANQFAAQDHATRAEAVTILLKMLAQKSK, encoded by the coding sequence ATGAAGAAAAGCAAGTCAATAATTTTAAAATGTGTTTTGTCAGCTACTGTAATGACGTCTGCACTGTACGTCGGATATGGAGAAAAGGCGTTCGCTGCTCCTGTGTTTAGTCAATGGGGAGAAGATGGCGAAGAAGAGGGGCAATTCAGTTTTCCCCAAGGGATGGCGATTGATCAAGCAGGAAATCTTTACGTCGCGGATACAATGAACAGCCGTGTACAGAAATTCACATCAAATGGGCAGTTTCTGCAAGCATGGGATATTGACGGAATGATCTTCGGCATGCCGAGGGCCATTGCGGTTGATCATAGCGGTCTTGTCTATGTCAATAATGGACAAGGTAACATTCGGGTATTTCAGTCAGACGGCACCGAGCTGAGGCATTGGGATGATAGTAATTATCTGAATGCTGGTGTATTGGGAATGGCAGTCGACCAACAGGGGAATGTGTATGTATCGAATGCCGGATTGCATCAGATACGCAAATATGATCCGATGGGTCAAACTTTGCTCACATGGGGAGCGCGTGGGGCTGATCCAGGTCAATTCAATGCGCCGTCTGGCATCGCGGTCGACCGCGATGGCACCATTTTTATCGCGGACCCGGGCAACTTCCGCATCCAGAAATTCGATAGCATGGGCCAGTATCTTGGACAATGGGGAGAGACGGAAAGCGCCGAACCGGGGAAATTCAGTTTTCCACAAGCGCTCACCTTTGATCAATTCGGAAATCTGCATGTGATGGAGACGAAGAATTATCGAATTCAAGTACTTGATCCGTACGGGAAATCAATCCGAATGTGGGGCAAGGAAGGCTCAGCTCCAGGAGAATTTGAAGTTACATTCGGTGTTGCCGCCGACAATGCCGGGAATATCTATGTAGATGATTCCATGCTGCGCCGTGTGCAAAAATTTTCACTCACCTTGGTCAGCCCGCAAATCGTGACAACTTCAAACCAAGCAACCGTCACATGGTCTGAGGTAGAGGGGGCAAACGATCTCGAACTTGAATGGTCGCAAGACGGAAAAAGCTGGAGCAAAAAAGCCTTGGCTGCCAATGAAACGCAGACAACGATTGCTCCATTGACAGACAATACAAACTATCAATTCCGCCTGAGCGCCAATTTTGCTCCAGGTTACAGAATGGCTTCCAATCTGGTGGAAGCTAAAACCGCGAACCTGCCAGTGCAACCGTCCCAACCGGATACAGAAGAGTCATCAACACCGATTACGCCACCTATTGAAACCAAATTGACTTCAACGAATGGTCAAATGACTCTTCCCGTGGGTACAATAGGCGAGGTTAGTCTTGAAGATAAGATCGGAATCTCGATTCCGGCTAATGCAACAACTAACGAACTGAAATTAACGATAGAGAAAGTCCTAAACCCCCAAAATATGCTAAATAATAAAGAGGTTTTGGGCAGTTCAATATTTGAAGTGCTGAAAAATTTCCCGGAAAACTTCAGTAAACCGGTAACGATAGCATTAACATTTGATCCAACAAGTTTGAAGAGCAATCAATCGGTGGCTGTCTTCTATTATGAAGATGGGAAGAAAGAATGGATAGGTGTCTCCGGGGATAAGATCAACGGCAACCGCATAAGTGTAGAAGCTAATCACTTTGGGAAGTTTGCGGTACTCGTTGTTGATAAAGCTACAGGGAAGCCAGTAACGAACCATCCAACGGAAACGCCACCGACAGAAAAGCCAAAGGAAGTTAAGATTAGTGATATCTTTGAGCACTGGGCAGAGGCGAACATCAAGCAAGCGATAAGCAGTGGAATCATCGCGGGTTATCCGGATGATACATTTAAGCCGAATCATACCGTGACTCGTGCGGAATTTGCTGTCATGCTGATGAATACGCTGAAGCCGGAAGGAGCAGGAGTAGCACCGACCTTCTCAGATTCTGGGGAAATCGGAGCTTGGGCGCAGAAGGCTGTCGCGCAAGCCGCACAAGCTGGCATCATTAATGGCAATGAGGATGGCACATTCCGTCCGAATGCAGAAGTTACACGAGCGGAGATGGCCGTGATGATAGCTCGCGCTATGAACTTGACTATCGAAGCAAATGCCGCAACTGACTTCGCAGACGACAAGGATATTCCGACATGGGCGAAAGGCAGTGTTGCTAACGTGAAGCGAGCAGGCATTGTGCAAGGAAAAGACGCGAACCAATTCGCCGCTCAAGACCATGCTACAAGGGCTGAAGCCGTAACGATTCTGCTGAAAATGTTGGCTCAGAAGAGCAAGTAG
- a CDS encoding MarR family winged helix-turn-helix transcriptional regulator has translation MSQHWRQNDKDASESHGQYISAIYRHMQVAISAELAPYRIGSGQYIFLMAIAFQQPITQKELSEKLFIDKTTTAKAITKLEAEGYVRREVDPADNRYHLLYLTDSGREVVPKVQEALARVKNKTRNGITDEEYDLLLRLLTIVLRNLTK, from the coding sequence GTGAGCCAACATTGGAGGCAGAATGACAAGGACGCATCGGAATCGCACGGTCAATACATCTCAGCAATTTATCGACACATGCAGGTAGCGATCTCAGCCGAACTGGCACCCTATCGAATCGGAAGCGGACAGTATATTTTTCTGATGGCGATCGCGTTTCAGCAACCGATCACTCAGAAGGAGCTAAGTGAGAAACTGTTCATTGATAAAACGACTACCGCCAAAGCGATTACCAAGTTGGAAGCAGAAGGTTACGTAAGGAGGGAAGTCGATCCCGCCGACAACCGCTATCATCTGCTCTATTTGACAGACTCGGGCCGTGAGGTTGTACCTAAGGTACAGGAAGCGCTGGCTCGCGTTAAGAACAAAACACGGAACGGCATTACCGATGAAGAGTATGACTTATTACTGCGCTTGCTGACAATCGTGCTCCGTAATCTGACCAAATAA
- a CDS encoding haloalkane dehalogenase, which produces MINEAFPYEKKRTQVFGLEMAYVEEGSGDPIVFLHGNPTSSYLWRNIIPYAQKFGRCIAPDLIGMGDSAKLPDSGPHAYTFDQHRRYLDELLDQLGVSERVTFVVHDWGSVLGFDWSKRHPEAVKGIAYMEAIIQPRSWSEMPENGRKIFQTLRTPEGERMVLEQNSFIEFNLPVNILRKLTDEEMAQYRRPFLEPGESRRPMLSWARQLPFVGDPTDVPEIVTEYGEYLAQSAVPKLFIQCAPGLLPQSHIDFCRTWPSQTEVTVPGRHYPQEDAPDEVGEALAAWLRNLPEMSLSGG; this is translated from the coding sequence ATGATTAACGAGGCATTCCCCTATGAGAAAAAGCGAACTCAAGTATTCGGATTAGAGATGGCCTATGTGGAGGAAGGAAGCGGTGACCCGATCGTCTTCCTACACGGCAATCCAACATCCTCCTATCTCTGGCGCAACATTATTCCTTATGCTCAGAAGTTTGGCCGCTGCATTGCGCCTGATCTTATTGGAATGGGAGATTCGGCGAAGCTTCCGGATAGCGGGCCTCACGCGTACACTTTTGACCAGCACCGCCGTTATCTTGATGAACTACTCGATCAGCTTGGCGTGAGCGAGCGTGTGACCTTCGTGGTGCACGATTGGGGATCGGTACTAGGCTTCGACTGGAGTAAGCGCCATCCGGAAGCGGTCAAAGGGATCGCTTATATGGAAGCGATTATTCAGCCACGCAGTTGGAGTGAAATGCCGGAGAATGGACGTAAGATCTTCCAAACACTCCGGACGCCGGAAGGGGAGCGCATGGTGCTAGAGCAAAATTCGTTCATCGAGTTCAACCTGCCAGTCAACATATTGCGCAAGCTGACGGATGAAGAGATGGCACAGTACCGTCGACCGTTCCTGGAGCCGGGCGAAAGCCGCCGTCCAATGCTCAGCTGGGCACGCCAGCTTCCATTCGTTGGAGATCCGACTGACGTACCGGAGATTGTCACTGAGTACGGAGAATATCTGGCGCAAAGCGCTGTTCCCAAACTATTTATTCAATGCGCCCCCGGCTTATTGCCGCAATCCCACATCGATTTCTGCCGTACATGGCCATCGCAAACCGAAGTTACTGTGCCAGGCCGCCACTATCCCCAAGAGGACGCACCCGATGAAGTTGGTGAAGCGCTTGCTGCATGGCTGAGAAATTTGCCGGAAATGTCATTATCGGGAGGTTGA
- a CDS encoding stalk domain-containing protein: MRIHSGVIKSIKITLFSMALLHTTSVHADESPSPSVYLDGHLLSFETPAVIENGYSLVPMRTLFEAEGAQISWDESTRTVTAKKNSDIFTYQIGAMAAYKNQQRLELPIAGKIIAGSTMVPLRFISETLGNFVAWHDYSRTITISSVHDYETTIQYGVNLRDTPDKDTTDGSVLRMLPKSDKIHVIREMDPNWLEVQTQDGTIGFISAAPMYSDYMSQSLTAKKAEQLITLGTKFLGTPYEFGAATGQTHTFDCSSFVKYVFSEALSINLPRVSYDQALTGKEVGLDEIRKGDLLFFSARGLDIGHVAIYAGDNQLLHTYSKDLGVHIENFDEKWKKRFVTARRLF; the protein is encoded by the coding sequence ATGAGAATTCATTCAGGCGTTATAAAAAGTATCAAAATTACATTATTCAGTATGGCATTGCTCCATACAACCTCTGTTCACGCTGACGAAAGTCCTTCGCCTTCTGTGTATTTGGACGGTCATCTGTTGTCTTTTGAAACACCTGCGGTTATTGAAAATGGATATAGCCTCGTTCCGATGCGTACGCTATTTGAGGCTGAAGGTGCCCAAATTTCTTGGGACGAAAGCACACGAACAGTTACAGCTAAGAAAAACAGTGATATATTTACATACCAAATCGGTGCAATGGCTGCTTATAAAAATCAACAACGACTAGAGTTGCCCATAGCCGGTAAAATTATTGCTGGGTCTACGATGGTTCCACTTCGATTTATAAGCGAAACGCTTGGTAATTTCGTGGCATGGCATGATTATTCCCGAACAATTACGATTTCGTCTGTTCATGACTATGAAACTACGATTCAATACGGCGTCAACCTGCGTGACACTCCCGATAAAGATACGACGGACGGAAGCGTGCTCCGAATGCTTCCCAAAAGCGATAAAATTCACGTAATCCGCGAAATGGACCCGAATTGGTTGGAGGTTCAAACCCAAGACGGCACAATTGGATTTATCTCTGCCGCTCCGATGTATTCCGATTACATGAGCCAGTCGTTGACTGCTAAGAAAGCGGAGCAGTTAATCACTTTGGGAACCAAATTCCTAGGAACACCTTACGAATTTGGCGCCGCAACAGGTCAAACCCATACATTCGATTGCTCATCTTTTGTGAAATATGTTTTCAGCGAGGCGCTGTCCATTAATCTCCCGCGTGTTTCCTACGATCAGGCGCTAACAGGAAAAGAAGTTGGGCTCGATGAAATCCGCAAAGGTGATCTCTTGTTTTTTAGCGCTCGCGGGCTCGATATTGGTCATGTAGCCATCTATGCAGGAGATAATCAGTTGCTACATACCTATTCGAAAGACCTTGGCGTTCATATAGAGAATTTCGATGAGAAGTGGAAGAAGCGTTTTGTTACGGCACGCAGATTGTTCTAA
- a CDS encoding TetR/AcrR family transcriptional regulator: MSDQDISSNTTTRILKTYKEARLQNNENLRKLVVETAAALLQEEGPEAVTVRRVAQKMDCSTKIIYSLFVNKEGLAQQLYLHGCKLLANEFERTPQTADPIQHLLTLGEAYWQFGQRYSGYYKLMFGGAFADFKPDEESMHGTVTAMRQFLTAISHAQGQGLIPAGYDTESVVRICWASLHGAIHLYMGGHLGDEQTAYGVYRQTLTMIVSSLMPDHNT, encoded by the coding sequence ATGAGCGACCAAGATATCTCTTCCAATACGACCACACGAATATTGAAAACCTACAAAGAAGCTCGCTTGCAAAATAATGAAAATCTACGCAAATTAGTTGTAGAAACAGCAGCAGCCCTCCTGCAAGAAGAGGGCCCGGAAGCTGTTACGGTTCGCAGAGTAGCTCAGAAAATGGATTGTTCTACAAAAATCATTTATAGTTTGTTTGTCAATAAAGAGGGGTTAGCACAGCAATTGTATCTGCACGGTTGTAAGCTTCTCGCTAACGAGTTCGAGAGGACGCCGCAGACTGCTGATCCAATACAACATTTACTGACTTTAGGTGAAGCCTATTGGCAATTCGGGCAACGTTATTCCGGCTATTACAAGCTGATGTTCGGAGGAGCCTTCGCCGATTTCAAACCAGATGAAGAAAGCATGCATGGCACAGTAACAGCCATGAGGCAATTTTTGACCGCGATTAGCCATGCGCAAGGGCAAGGACTGATTCCAGCCGGGTATGATACGGAATCTGTTGTACGTATATGCTGGGCGTCGCTCCACGGCGCTATTCATCTTTACATGGGTGGGCACTTGGGAGATGAACAAACAGCCTATGGGGTTTATAGACAAACGTTAACTATGATTGTCAGTTCATTGATGCCGGATCATAACACCTAA
- a CDS encoding SDR family NAD(P)-dependent oxidoreductase, whose amino-acid sequence MTIQGKWALVTGASSGIGEQFARQLAKQGSHLVLVARSTSKLESLADELRKKYGIKAEVISIDLAKEGAPSELFRQCELLKVEIELLINNAGFATHGLFEQVSGERQHQEVMLNVAAVVDMTHLFLPNMLRKNSGAVINVASTAGFQPLPFMAVYGATKAFVLSFTQALWWENRNRGIKFFALCPGSTDTSFFNVVGAEEASVGKKDTPERVVEVALRALKEGKIYVVPGVQNYLGAQLARFITRKQGLRLVGSMLRPREGSGSNKNPGNQSDLAGRTIQ is encoded by the coding sequence ATGACAATTCAGGGGAAATGGGCGCTAGTCACAGGAGCTTCTTCCGGTATTGGAGAGCAATTTGCTAGACAACTAGCCAAACAAGGCAGTCACTTGGTACTCGTTGCTCGATCAACGAGTAAGCTTGAGAGCCTAGCAGATGAGCTTAGAAAGAAGTATGGCATCAAAGCCGAGGTTATCTCAATCGATCTTGCGAAAGAGGGCGCACCCAGTGAGTTGTTTCGGCAGTGTGAACTTCTGAAAGTGGAGATCGAACTGCTAATCAATAATGCAGGCTTTGCTACTCATGGTTTGTTCGAGCAAGTGTCAGGTGAGCGTCAACATCAAGAAGTTATGCTCAATGTTGCTGCTGTTGTAGATATGACGCACTTGTTCTTGCCAAACATGTTGCGCAAAAACTCAGGCGCAGTTATTAATGTGGCTTCAACAGCCGGATTTCAACCGCTTCCCTTTATGGCAGTATATGGGGCGACGAAAGCGTTCGTCTTGTCGTTTACACAAGCATTATGGTGGGAAAACCGTAACCGCGGCATCAAATTTTTCGCACTTTGCCCTGGTTCGACGGACACCAGTTTCTTTAATGTTGTAGGAGCGGAAGAAGCTTCCGTTGGAAAAAAGGATACGCCAGAAAGAGTCGTAGAGGTTGCGCTTCGCGCGTTGAAGGAAGGGAAAATATATGTCGTTCCGGGTGTGCAGAATTATCTCGGTGCGCAGTTAGCGCGATTTATTACACGAAAGCAAGGTCTTCGTCTTGTTGGAAGCATGCTTCGTCCGCGTGAAGGATCTGGCAGTAATAAGAATCCTGGTAATCAATCTGATCTTGCAGGGAGGACAATTCAATGA
- a CDS encoding SMP-30/gluconolactonase/LRE family protein, which translates to MSKTPILSVKSTEGLNHHKGSPRKLRRLGLSLLALLLLGVIVFLLVPSPIEPAKWLAPTAPTFQEAGPWKQNYKLSSAQLVTDAPQSPEFITFDKAGQLYTGDSDGKIYKVPFDAEGNPKKALVFADTKGTPNGLKFDTNGNLIVTDVKKGLLSIDPSGNVEVLANQVDGKPIYLANELDIAKDGSIYFSDTSNYGSVTFKEIAENKPHGRLLKYDPMTKQTSVLLEGLYFANGVALSADEDFVLVAESYHYQLTRYWLKGPKKGTSDIFADNLAGFPDNITRDEQGHFWVGIFTTRISFVDQMHRSPWLAGIMAKIPESLLSGASAPAKHGLAVELSPQGKIIESWHDPEGSLYGVTTAESHNEYLYIGTAPGGSRGVYRVLLTK; encoded by the coding sequence ATGTCCAAAACACCAATTCTCTCTGTTAAATCAACTGAAGGATTGAATCACCATAAAGGCTCACCACGTAAATTACGCAGATTGGGGCTATCGCTGCTTGCGTTGCTTCTTCTTGGAGTCATTGTTTTCTTACTTGTTCCTTCACCTATCGAACCGGCAAAATGGCTGGCGCCGACAGCTCCCACTTTTCAGGAAGCTGGCCCGTGGAAGCAGAACTACAAACTCAGTTCGGCTCAGCTTGTTACGGATGCCCCGCAATCCCCTGAATTCATTACCTTCGATAAGGCAGGTCAGCTTTATACAGGAGATTCCGATGGGAAAATCTATAAGGTTCCTTTCGATGCAGAAGGCAATCCGAAAAAGGCCCTGGTGTTCGCAGACACTAAAGGAACGCCTAATGGTCTTAAATTCGACACCAATGGAAATTTGATCGTTACTGATGTCAAGAAGGGGCTGCTGTCAATAGACCCATCCGGAAACGTAGAGGTATTGGCCAATCAAGTGGACGGCAAGCCTATCTATCTAGCTAACGAGCTTGATATTGCCAAGGACGGCTCTATTTATTTTTCCGATACCTCGAACTATGGCAGTGTGACCTTCAAAGAAATTGCCGAGAATAAGCCGCATGGACGTTTGCTGAAGTATGATCCTATGACCAAACAGACAAGTGTCTTGTTAGAAGGACTCTATTTTGCGAACGGTGTTGCCTTGTCTGCAGATGAAGATTTTGTGCTAGTGGCGGAATCCTATCATTATCAATTGACTAGGTACTGGCTCAAGGGACCAAAGAAGGGGACATCTGATATTTTCGCGGACAATCTCGCAGGATTTCCAGACAATATCACACGTGATGAACAAGGTCATTTCTGGGTCGGGATCTTCACGACTCGTATTTCTTTCGTAGATCAGATGCATCGGAGCCCATGGTTGGCCGGTATTATGGCCAAAATTCCGGAGTCGCTGCTTAGCGGTGCTAGCGCACCGGCGAAGCATGGGCTTGCTGTGGAGCTCAGTCCGCAAGGGAAGATTATTGAAAGTTGGCACGACCCAGAAGGATCACTGTATGGTGTAACTACGGCTGAGAGCCACAACGAATATTTATATATAGGAACGGCACCTGGGGGTAGCCGAGGTGTCTATCGCGTGCTTCTAACCAAATAA